The Sphingomonas sp. IW22 genome window below encodes:
- a CDS encoding Tn3 family transposase: IFWNTMKLGEVVNTRAASGTHIAPDLLAHVSPLGWEHINPTGEYRWPKSLA, from the coding sequence TCATATTCTGGAACACCATGAAGCTCGGCGAGGTCGTCAATACCCGGGCCGCCAGCGGTACCCATATCGCGCCTGATCTACTCGCCCACGTCTCGCCGTTGGGATGGGAACACATCAATCCAACCGGGGAATATCGCTGGCCCAAATCCTTAGCGTAG